In Nocardia sp. NBC_00403, the DNA window CGGAGACGAAGGCACCGGATTCAAGATCGCGATGGCGGCGCTGGACAAAGGCCGGATGGGCGTCGCGGCCGGATGCGTCGGCCTCGCCCAGGCCTGCCTCGAAGCTGCGGTCCGTTACGCCAGCGAGCGCGAGCAGTTCGGCAAGCCGATCGCCTCGTATCAGCTCGTACAAGAACTGCTCGCGGATATCGCCGTCGAAGTCGACGCCGCGCGGCTGCTGACCTGGCGGGTCGCCGATCTCGTCGACCGCGGCAAACCCTTCGGCACCGAGGCCTCAATGGCCAAACTGTTCGCCAGCGAGGTCGCGGTCAAGGCGGCCAACAACGCCATCCAAGTCTTCGGCGGCTACGGCTACATCGACGAATACCCCGTGTCGAAGTACCTGCGGGATGCCCGCGTCCTCACGCTTTATGAAGGCACCAGCCAAATCCAGAAACTGCTCATCGGCCGCGCACTGACTGGCGTGAATGCCATTGTCTGACAAGGAGAATTGAATGAGTGCCCAGCTCAGGACCGCATTGGTCACCGGCTCGGCGCGCGGTATCGGCGCCGCCACCGCTGCACGATTGGCCGCCGACGGCGCCGCCGTTGCCGTCGTCGACCTCGACGAAACCGCCTGCCGAGCAACAGCTGACGCGATCACTGCCGCAGGCGGGAGGGCGGTCGGAATCGCATGCGACGTCACCGATGAGGAACAGGTCGAGGCCGCAGTCGAACGGGCGGTGACCGAATTCGGCTCGCTGGACATCCTCGTGAACAACGCCGGCGTACTGCGCGACAATCTGCTGTTCAAAATGTCGGTCGACGAGTGGGACACGGTCATGTCGGTCCATCTGCGCGGCGCCTTCCTGTGTAGCCGCGCTGCACAGAAGCTGATGGTCGCCCAGCGCTACGGCAAGATCGTCAACACATCGAGTGTGTCCGCCCTTGGCAACCGCGGACAAGCCAACTACGCCGCCGCCAAAGCTGGCATCCAAGGGTTGACCCGCACTCTCGCCATGGAACTCGGGCCGTACGGCATCAATGTCAACGCCGTCGCTCCCGGATTCATCGCCACCGACATGACGGGGCACACCGCCGCCCGCATCGGAGTCACCGCCGAGGAACTGCAGGCCAAGACCGCGGAAATCACGCCGTTGCGCCGGGTCGGGCAGCCGTCGGACATAGCGAGTGTCGTCGCGTTCCTTGCCTCCGATAATGCCGCATTCGTCACCGGCCAGACCATCTACGTCGACGGCGGCCGCCGTCTCTAATCTGCACGACCAGGAGATATCAATGCGCAGAACAGTTTTCGATGTCGATCACGAGGCGTTCCGGGAGACCATCCGGGCATTCGTCGAATCCGAGGTCGTACCGGTGTACGACAAGTGGTACGAGGACGGGATCGTGCCTCGTGACTTCTACCACAAGCTCGGCGAACTCGGCGTCTTCGGTATCGAGGTACCGAGCGAGTACGGCGGTGCGGACATCGAGTCGTTCAAATTCCAGGCCGTCATCACCGAGGAGCTCGCACGCGCAGCCGTGTCCTTCGGCGGCAGCGGAGTGCACGTTGCGCTGTGCCTTCCGTATCTGAAGACGCTGGCGACCGAGGAACAGAAACAACGCTGGTTGCCCGGATTCGTAGCCGGGGAAACCATGTTCGCCATTGCGATGACCGAACCCGGCACTGGTTCCGATCTCGCTGGAATGCGAACGACAGCGAAACTCGCCGACGACGGCACGCACTACGTGCTGAACGGCGCCAAGACCTTCATCACCGGCGGTGTGCACGCCGACCGCGTGATCGTGTGCGCTCGCACCGCTCCCCCACGCGACGATGACCGCCGCTCGGGCATCTCGCTTCTCGTGGTGGACACCACGTCACCCGGCTACAGCGTCGGGCGCAAGCTG includes these proteins:
- the fabG gene encoding 3-oxoacyl-ACP reductase FabG, giving the protein MSAQLRTALVTGSARGIGAATAARLAADGAAVAVVDLDETACRATADAITAAGGRAVGIACDVTDEEQVEAAVERAVTEFGSLDILVNNAGVLRDNLLFKMSVDEWDTVMSVHLRGAFLCSRAAQKLMVAQRYGKIVNTSSVSALGNRGQANYAAAKAGIQGLTRTLAMELGPYGINVNAVAPGFIATDMTGHTAARIGVTAEELQAKTAEITPLRRVGQPSDIASVVAFLASDNAAFVTGQTIYVDGGRRL
- a CDS encoding acyl-CoA dehydrogenase family protein, which gives rise to MRRTVFDVDHEAFRETIRAFVESEVVPVYDKWYEDGIVPRDFYHKLGELGVFGIEVPSEYGGADIESFKFQAVITEELARAAVSFGGSGVHVALCLPYLKTLATEEQKQRWLPGFVAGETMFAIAMTEPGTGSDLAGMRTTAKLADDGTHYVLNGAKTFITGGVHADRVIVCARTAPPRDDDRRSGISLLVVDTTSPGYSVGRKLDKLGLKVSDTAELTFTDVKVPVEDLLGEENKGFSYLGQNLPQERLSIAVGAYAQAKAAVGFAQQYTQDRAVFGKTVASFQNTKFELAACQAEVDAAEAVVDRALEAHDLGELSAADAASAKLFCTEVASRVIDRCLQLHGGYGYINEYPVARLYADNRVNRIYGGTSEVMKMIIAKNMGL